A stretch of the Comamonas testosteroni TK102 genome encodes the following:
- the pheT gene encoding phenylalanine--tRNA ligase subunit beta, with the protein MQFPESWLREYCNPNLTTQQLADTLTMAGLEVEELDPVAPPFTGIVVGEIKEAVQHPDADRLRICQVDVGGPELLNIVCGAPNARVGIRIPCATVGAELPPGADGKPFKIKIGKLRGVQSFGMLCSAKELGIDEDASGLLEFPADAPLGQNVREYLNLDDTLFTLKLTPNLAHCLSVYGVARELSALTGTPLKALSFPAAAVALQDKLPVKIEATDLCGRFSGRIVRNVNTRVKTPQWMVDRLARCGQRSVSPLVDISNYVMFELGRPSHIFDLDKISGGLNVRWGKEGETLKLLNGNTIKIDDFLKVGVIADDKQVESLAGIMGGDATAVSDDTRNIYIEAAFWFPKAVAGRSRHFNFSTDAGHRFERGVDPEFTTEHIERITALVLEICGTPETQVGAMDDQKPNMPASKAVQLRVARAAKVIGMAVTQQQCLDALNGLGLPATVASEGVISVTAPTFRFDINLEEDLIEEVARMIGYENLPTTKPLAPISPKLRAENERSPYAVRHELAGLGYQETINFSFVEEKWEQELAGNSNAIKLLNPIASHLSVMRSSLLGSLLQVLKFNVDRKAQRVRVFELGRVFFKDESVADSDTTVKGFYQPMRVAGLAYGAADQLQWGRAEAKVDFYDVKGDVEALLAPAKPVFEPAEHPAMHPGRCARVLLDGKAIGFVGELHPQWRQEWDLAQAPVMFELELDAVLARQVPVFKPVTKHQAVERDIAVVVKEAVTHAQVMEAVQQGVQGGILRSAVLFDVFRPKKLKAGEEAAPGSLAQDEKSLAVRLTLGSDTASLTDAEIEAAMQGTIAALVERVAARLR; encoded by the coding sequence ATGCAATTTCCTGAATCCTGGTTGCGCGAATACTGCAACCCCAATCTGACCACCCAGCAACTGGCCGATACCCTGACCATGGCCGGTCTGGAGGTGGAAGAGCTGGATCCTGTGGCGCCTCCCTTCACCGGTATCGTGGTCGGTGAAATCAAGGAAGCCGTGCAGCACCCCGACGCCGACCGCTTGCGCATCTGCCAGGTCGACGTGGGCGGCCCCGAGCTGCTGAACATCGTCTGCGGCGCGCCCAATGCGCGCGTGGGCATCCGCATTCCCTGCGCCACCGTGGGCGCCGAGCTGCCGCCCGGTGCCGATGGCAAGCCCTTCAAGATCAAGATCGGCAAGCTGCGCGGCGTGCAGAGCTTTGGCATGCTGTGTTCGGCCAAGGAGCTGGGCATCGACGAAGACGCCAGCGGCTTGCTGGAGTTTCCCGCCGATGCGCCTCTGGGCCAGAACGTGCGCGAGTACCTGAATCTGGACGACACGCTGTTCACGCTGAAGTTGACGCCCAATCTGGCGCATTGCCTGAGCGTCTACGGCGTGGCGCGCGAGCTGTCGGCGCTGACCGGCACGCCGCTCAAAGCCCTGTCCTTCCCCGCTGCGGCCGTGGCCTTGCAAGACAAGCTGCCGGTCAAGATTGAAGCCACCGACCTGTGCGGCCGCTTCTCGGGCCGCATCGTGCGCAATGTCAACACCCGGGTGAAGACGCCCCAGTGGATGGTGGACCGCCTGGCACGCTGCGGCCAGCGCTCGGTCAGCCCTCTGGTGGACATCTCGAACTACGTGATGTTCGAGCTGGGCCGTCCCAGCCATATCTTCGATCTGGACAAGATCAGCGGCGGCCTGAATGTGCGCTGGGGCAAGGAGGGCGAAACGCTCAAGCTGCTCAATGGCAACACCATCAAGATCGACGATTTCCTCAAGGTCGGCGTGATTGCCGATGACAAGCAGGTCGAGTCGCTGGCCGGCATCATGGGCGGCGACGCCACGGCCGTGTCCGACGACACCAGGAACATCTACATCGAAGCCGCGTTCTGGTTCCCCAAGGCCGTGGCCGGCCGTTCGCGCCACTTCAACTTCTCGACCGACGCCGGTCACCGCTTCGAGCGCGGCGTGGACCCCGAGTTCACCACCGAGCACATCGAGCGCATCACCGCGCTGGTGCTGGAAATCTGCGGCACGCCCGAGACGCAAGTCGGTGCCATGGACGACCAGAAGCCCAATATGCCCGCCTCCAAGGCCGTGCAACTGCGCGTGGCGCGTGCGGCCAAGGTCATCGGCATGGCCGTGACGCAGCAGCAATGCCTGGATGCCCTGAACGGCCTGGGTCTGCCTGCCACCGTGGCTTCGGAAGGCGTGATTTCGGTGACTGCTCCGACCTTCCGCTTCGACATCAATCTGGAAGAAGATCTGATCGAGGAAGTGGCCCGCATGATCGGCTACGAAAACCTGCCGACCACCAAGCCGCTGGCCCCGATCTCGCCCAAGCTGCGCGCCGAGAACGAGCGCAGCCCCTATGCCGTGCGCCACGAGCTGGCGGGCCTGGGCTACCAGGAAACCATCAACTTCAGCTTTGTCGAAGAAAAGTGGGAGCAGGAGCTGGCCGGCAACAGCAACGCCATCAAGCTGCTCAACCCCATTGCCAGCCATCTGAGCGTGATGCGCTCGTCCCTGCTGGGTTCGCTGCTGCAGGTGCTCAAGTTCAACGTGGACCGCAAGGCTCAGCGCGTGCGCGTGTTCGAGCTGGGTCGCGTGTTCTTCAAGGACGAGTCCGTGGCCGACTCCGACACCACCGTCAAGGGCTTTTATCAGCCCATGCGCGTGGCGGGTCTCGCCTACGGCGCAGCCGACCAGCTGCAGTGGGGCAGGGCAGAAGCCAAGGTCGACTTCTATGACGTCAAGGGAGATGTGGAAGCACTGCTGGCTCCGGCCAAGCCGGTGTTCGAGCCCGCCGAGCATCCGGCCATGCACCCCGGCCGCTGCGCGCGCGTGCTGCTGGACGGCAAGGCCATCGGCTTTGTCGGCGAGCTGCATCCCCAGTGGCGCCAGGAATGGGATCTGGCCCAGGCTCCCGTGATGTTCGAGCTCGAGCTCGATGCCGTGCTGGCCCGCCAGGTGCCGGTCTTCAAGCCCGTGACCAAGCACCAGGCCGTGGAGCGCGACATTGCCGTGGTCGTCAAGGAAGCCGTGACCCACGCCCAGGTGATGGAGGCCGTGCAGCAAGGTGTGCAGGGCGGCATTCTGCGCTCGGCCGTGCTGTTCGACGTCTTCCGTCCCAAGAAGCTCAAGGCTGGCGAGGAAGCGGCGCCGGGCAGTCTGGCCCAGGACGAGAAGAGCCTGGCCGTGCGCCTGACGCTGGGCAGCGACACCGCGTCGCTGACCGATGCGGAAATCGAGGCCGCCATGCAGGGCACCATTGCGGCGCTGGTTGAACGCGTTGCGGCTCGTCTGCGCTGA
- a CDS encoding HlyD family type I secretion periplasmic adaptor subunit, whose product MSESKAEKKPSRFSNALKARWSRLERWLLDGSEVVGTHQPGDLKADAQWAAGQQQARGSRLLIWVALVTVLVLVLWACLGRIDEVVRGQGKVVPSRQVQVVQSLDGGIVKEILVHPGEHVEQGQVILRIDPTRYSSSLGENKAELLALKAKAARLQALASGEPFKAPEDVQALAPQLVEMERRMWESRSQELNTNVNIARDQLRQRQQELRETQANRDQASSSCSLTSEELSVTRPLLKSGAVSEVDLLRLQRDVARFCGEAKAAGAQIGRIQAAIQEAERKIQESELNMRNQSRSDLSDTQVKLGTLEQGKVALEDRVKLAEVRSPVRGTVNTLMANTVGGVVQPGKDILDIVPLDDTLLMEVQVNPRDIGFLHFGQQAEVKFTAYDFAIYGGLQGKLEQIGANTVTDEKGNSFYVVKVRTDKAHVGDDSRPIIPGMQAEVHILTGKRTLMQYLLKPILRAKSNALIER is encoded by the coding sequence ATGAGCGAGTCCAAGGCAGAGAAGAAGCCCTCGCGCTTCAGCAATGCACTCAAGGCGCGCTGGTCGCGGCTGGAGCGATGGCTGCTTGACGGTAGCGAGGTGGTGGGAACGCATCAGCCTGGAGATCTCAAGGCCGATGCGCAGTGGGCGGCAGGGCAGCAGCAGGCGCGCGGCTCTCGTCTGCTGATATGGGTGGCCTTGGTCACCGTGCTGGTTCTGGTGCTCTGGGCCTGTCTGGGCCGCATCGACGAAGTGGTTCGAGGCCAGGGCAAGGTGGTTCCCTCGCGTCAGGTTCAGGTGGTGCAGAGCCTGGATGGCGGCATCGTCAAGGAAATTCTGGTGCATCCCGGCGAACATGTGGAGCAGGGTCAGGTCATCTTGCGTATCGATCCAACGCGCTACAGTTCGTCCTTGGGGGAGAACAAGGCCGAACTGCTGGCATTGAAGGCCAAGGCTGCACGCCTTCAGGCCCTGGCATCGGGTGAGCCCTTCAAGGCTCCGGAGGATGTGCAGGCGCTGGCGCCTCAGCTGGTGGAGATGGAGCGGCGCATGTGGGAGAGCCGCTCCCAGGAGCTCAACACCAATGTCAATATTGCGCGTGACCAGCTGCGTCAACGTCAGCAGGAGCTGCGCGAAACCCAGGCCAACCGGGACCAGGCCTCGTCCAGTTGCAGTTTGACGTCCGAAGAGCTTTCGGTGACCCGGCCTTTGCTCAAGAGCGGTGCGGTGTCCGAAGTGGATTTGCTGCGCCTGCAACGGGATGTGGCTCGCTTCTGTGGCGAGGCCAAGGCAGCCGGCGCGCAGATCGGGCGTATTCAGGCGGCGATTCAGGAGGCGGAACGCAAGATCCAGGAGTCCGAGCTGAATATGCGTAACCAGTCCCGCTCCGATCTCTCAGACACCCAGGTCAAACTGGGGACTCTGGAGCAAGGCAAGGTGGCACTGGAGGACAGGGTCAAGCTGGCCGAGGTGCGCTCGCCCGTGCGCGGCACGGTCAATACCCTGATGGCCAATACCGTGGGCGGTGTCGTGCAGCCTGGCAAGGACATCCTGGACATCGTGCCGCTGGATGACACCTTGCTGATGGAAGTGCAGGTCAATCCACGCGACATCGGCTTCTTGCATTTCGGTCAGCAGGCAGAGGTGAAGTTCACGGCCTATGACTTTGCCATCTACGGAGGTTTGCAGGGGAAATTGGAGCAGATCGGTGCCAACACCGTGACGGACGAGAAAGGGAATTCCTTCTATGTCGTGAAGGTGCGCACGGACAAGGCTCATGTGGGCGATGACTCGCGCCCCATCATTCCCGGCATGCAGGCGGAAGTGCACATCCTCACGGGCAAGCGCACCTTGATGCAGTATTTGCTCAAGCCGATTCTGCGTGCCAAGTCCAATGCCTTGATCGAACGTTAG
- the pheS gene encoding phenylalanine--tRNA ligase subunit alpha, with protein MNELDSLVESAQQLFAQAHTPADLENAKAQFLGKSGKMTELMKGMAQLSVEEKKSRGAAINVAKQAIEAALTARRKALADAELQAHLKAEVLDVTLPGRRRGAGGLHPVSITMERIEGIFGSMGFDVAQGPEIESDWFNFTALNTPEDHPARSMHDTFYVEGGTQHAPNLLRTHTSPMQVRHAVQHVKNYRNALDAGQTMPEIRVIAPGRTYRVDSDATHSPMFHQCEGLWIGENVSFKDLKVVFTDFCKTFFEQDDLVLRFRPSFFPFTEPSAEIDIQFQSGPLAGRWLEVSGAGQVHPNVVRNMGLDPEKYIGFAFGMGPDRLTMLRYGVNDLRLFFDGDIRFLSQFQ; from the coding sequence ATGAACGAGTTGGATTCTCTGGTCGAAAGCGCACAGCAACTGTTTGCGCAAGCCCACACCCCCGCTGATCTGGAAAATGCCAAGGCGCAGTTTCTGGGCAAGTCGGGCAAGATGACCGAGCTCATGAAGGGCATGGCGCAGCTTTCCGTCGAAGAGAAAAAGTCGCGCGGCGCTGCCATCAACGTGGCCAAGCAGGCGATCGAAGCGGCTCTGACCGCCCGCCGCAAGGCCTTGGCGGATGCCGAGCTGCAGGCCCATCTGAAAGCCGAGGTGCTGGATGTGACTCTGCCCGGTCGCCGTCGTGGCGCGGGAGGGCTGCACCCCGTCTCCATCACCATGGAGCGTATCGAGGGCATCTTCGGCTCCATGGGCTTTGATGTGGCCCAGGGCCCCGAGATCGAATCCGACTGGTTCAACTTCACGGCGCTGAACACGCCCGAAGACCATCCCGCGCGTTCCATGCACGACACCTTCTATGTCGAAGGCGGCACCCAGCACGCGCCCAATCTGCTGCGCACACACACCAGCCCCATGCAGGTGCGTCATGCCGTGCAGCATGTGAAGAATTACCGCAACGCGCTCGACGCCGGCCAGACCATGCCCGAAATCCGCGTGATTGCCCCCGGCCGCACTTACCGTGTGGACTCGGATGCCACCCACTCGCCCATGTTCCACCAGTGCGAAGGCCTGTGGATCGGCGAGAACGTGAGCTTCAAGGACCTGAAGGTGGTGTTCACCGATTTCTGCAAGACCTTCTTCGAGCAGGATGATCTGGTGCTGCGCTTTCGTCCCAGCTTCTTCCCGTTCACCGAGCCTTCGGCCGAAATCGACATCCAGTTCCAGAGCGGCCCGCTGGCCGGTCGCTGGCTGGAGGTCTCGGGCGCCGGCCAGGTGCACCCCAATGTGGTGCGCAACATGGGCCTGGACCCCGAAAAATACATCGGCTTTGCCTTTGGCATGGGCCCCGACCGCCTGACCATGCTGCGTTATGGCGTCAACGACCTGCGCCTGTTCTTCGACGGCGACATCCGTTTCCTGTCGCAGTTTCAGTAA
- a CDS encoding type I secretion system permease/ATPase translates to MPAHETHADPLLDCLVQLTNLHGKPYTAQALSNGLPLVDQRLTPSLLARAAARAQFSTRIVQRGLDDVPQGLLPAILILHGGRACLLLRPQESGRFLVQYPESESPVEVEAQALLQDYAGLMCFVRPQFRFEPRSVQQGMEPRSSHWFWAVILENRRLYRDALLAAVLINVFALAMPLFSMNVYDRVVPNNAVETLWVLAIGISLVLIFNFVLTTTRAYVVDAASKRVDVQLSAQIMERVLDLRMESRPASVGSFAANLRSFESVRDFIASASLTTLVDLPFVLLFLVAIAWISPWMLIPPVVAIAAILLVSFWAQARMESLTLKTFQASSQRNALLVESLTNLEAVKTLNAQGGVQRLWESSTQYIAYMGGKIKFISSGTVNFVQTLQQLVTVAVVIVGVYQVQDSALSMGGIIAASMIAGRCLAPFGQVAGLMMQFHNARTSLNSIDNYMKMPVEHEADREFVSRPDLRGAIEFRNVSFSYPGSEQASLSGVSFSVRPGERVGIIGRIGSGKTTLEKLVLGLYQPTEGSVLIDGVDARQIDPVDLRRAIGHVPQDPMLFYGSLKHNLLVGAPFAGESDMLHAARIAGVDEFVARNPKGYDMLVGERGESLSGGQRQSIAVARALINDPAILLLDEPSSNLDNQSEAQLKRRLEEAARDKTILLVTHRTALLTLVDRLIVIDGGKIVADGGKEQVIEALKQGRIGGVGGRA, encoded by the coding sequence ATGCCTGCCCACGAGACCCATGCCGACCCCTTGCTGGACTGCCTGGTTCAGCTCACCAACCTGCATGGCAAGCCCTATACCGCGCAGGCCCTGAGCAATGGTCTGCCGCTGGTGGACCAGCGTCTGACGCCTTCGTTGCTGGCTCGGGCCGCGGCTCGCGCGCAGTTCAGCACGCGCATCGTGCAGCGCGGTCTTGATGATGTCCCCCAGGGTTTGCTGCCGGCCATTTTGATTCTCCATGGCGGCCGTGCCTGTCTGCTGCTCAGGCCCCAGGAGAGCGGTCGCTTCCTCGTGCAGTACCCGGAGTCGGAGAGTCCGGTCGAGGTCGAGGCCCAGGCTTTGCTGCAGGACTATGCGGGGCTGATGTGCTTTGTGCGTCCCCAGTTCCGTTTCGAGCCGCGCTCCGTGCAGCAAGGCATGGAGCCACGCAGCAGTCACTGGTTCTGGGCCGTGATTCTGGAGAATCGGCGCCTGTATCGCGATGCCCTGCTGGCTGCCGTGCTCATCAATGTCTTTGCGCTGGCCATGCCCTTGTTCAGCATGAATGTGTATGACCGCGTGGTGCCCAACAACGCGGTGGAAACATTGTGGGTGCTGGCGATCGGCATTTCCCTGGTGCTGATCTTCAACTTCGTGCTGACGACGACGCGCGCCTATGTCGTGGATGCTGCGAGCAAGCGTGTGGATGTGCAGCTGTCCGCACAGATCATGGAGCGTGTCCTGGACTTGCGCATGGAAAGCCGGCCTGCATCCGTCGGTTCGTTTGCGGCCAATCTGCGCTCGTTTGAGTCGGTTCGGGACTTCATTGCGTCTGCCAGCTTGACGACCCTGGTGGATCTGCCCTTTGTGCTGCTGTTCCTGGTGGCGATTGCCTGGATTTCGCCCTGGATGCTGATCCCTCCCGTGGTCGCGATTGCCGCGATCTTGCTGGTCTCCTTCTGGGCCCAGGCGCGCATGGAGAGTCTGACGCTCAAGACCTTCCAGGCCTCGTCTCAGCGCAACGCGTTGCTCGTGGAGTCGCTGACCAACCTGGAGGCCGTCAAGACGCTCAACGCCCAAGGCGGCGTGCAGCGTCTGTGGGAGAGCTCCACCCAGTACATCGCCTATATGGGCGGCAAGATCAAGTTCATTTCGTCGGGCACGGTGAACTTCGTTCAGACCCTGCAGCAACTGGTCACCGTGGCGGTGGTCATCGTCGGCGTGTACCAGGTGCAGGATTCGGCGCTGTCCATGGGCGGCATCATTGCCGCCTCCATGATTGCGGGGCGCTGCCTGGCGCCTTTCGGTCAGGTCGCAGGGCTGATGATGCAGTTCCACAATGCGCGCACCTCGCTGAATTCCATCGACAACTATATGAAGATGCCGGTCGAGCACGAAGCGGACCGGGAGTTCGTCTCGCGTCCGGATCTGCGTGGCGCCATCGAATTTCGCAATGTCAGCTTCAGCTACCCGGGCAGCGAGCAGGCCAGTCTTTCAGGCGTGAGCTTTTCGGTCCGGCCCGGGGAGCGGGTCGGCATCATCGGGCGTATCGGCTCGGGCAAGACCACGCTGGAAAAGCTGGTTCTGGGTCTGTATCAGCCCACTGAGGGCTCGGTGCTGATCGATGGAGTGGATGCTCGTCAGATAGATCCCGTGGACCTGCGCCGGGCCATCGGACATGTGCCGCAGGATCCTATGCTGTTCTATGGCAGCCTGAAGCACAACCTGCTGGTGGGGGCGCCGTTCGCGGGCGAGTCCGATATGTTGCATGCGGCGCGCATTGCCGGCGTGGATGAGTTCGTGGCGCGCAACCCCAAGGGCTATGACATGCTGGTGGGCGAGCGTGGCGAGTCGCTCTCTGGCGGCCAGCGCCAATCCATTGCGGTCGCCCGTGCGCTGATCAACGACCCGGCCATATTGTTGCTGGATGAGCCCAGCAGCAATCTGGACAATCAAAGCGAAGCCCAGCTCAAGCGGCGGCTGGAAGAGGCTGCCCGGGACAAGACCATTTTGCTGGTCACGCATCGCACGGCCTTGTTGACCCTGGTTGACCGGTTGATCGTGATCGATGGCGGCAAAATCGTTGCCGATGGTGGCAAGGAGCAGGTCATCGAAGCCTTGAAACAAGGACGGATTGGCGGAGTAGGAGGGCGAGCATGA
- a CDS encoding retention module-containing protein, which yields MAAQTVLVTKLTGQAWMRGPDGNLTVLHEGMRIPADAEIVTASGSTVQLQADGQPPLMVGENQDVHLTADLVQPPTVEEAAVASPASTEIDQIIAAINAGGDPFDELDPTAATLSGGSEGGSTFVRLSSIIEAVSPLALEYGRSAPVTTVLPLFSGGGRFAGRHRSRDADPACEHSPGQCGLGRDLRGCRI from the coding sequence ATGGCAGCTCAAACCGTTCTCGTTACCAAACTCACTGGCCAGGCTTGGATGCGTGGTCCTGATGGCAATCTGACGGTACTCCATGAAGGCATGCGTATCCCCGCCGATGCCGAGATCGTTACGGCGTCCGGCAGCACCGTGCAGCTGCAGGCGGATGGTCAGCCACCGCTGATGGTGGGCGAGAACCAGGATGTGCATCTCACCGCTGACCTGGTTCAGCCGCCTACAGTGGAAGAGGCTGCTGTAGCGAGTCCTGCGAGCACCGAGATCGACCAGATCATTGCGGCCATCAATGCAGGAGGGGACCCATTCGATGAGCTGGATCCCACGGCGGCCACCTTGTCCGGCGGTAGCGAAGGCGGCAGCACTTTTGTGCGTCTTTCCAGCATCATTGAGGCCGTGTCGCCGCTGGCGCTGGAATACGGACGTTCTGCTCCAGTGACTACAGTGCTTCCGCTTTTCAGTGGGGGGGGGCGCTTTGCCGGAAGGCACCGATCAAGGGACGCCGACCCAGCCTGCGAGCATTCCCCAGGCCAGTGCGGACTCGGGCGTGACCTTCGAGGATGCCGTATCTGA
- a CDS encoding TolC family outer membrane protein — protein MKFSQIAQVVATLGVASWAMGGMAQTTMNAQQANEQGVALQKVVEQALMTHPEVQARFQDFTSSAEGQNVARGGWRPQVTAQGWVGREWRSHIQDSPSQNWNRPGWNLQLRQLIFDGFTTSSNIRQLGFEKLSKFYDLRATTESLANDVVAAYLDVQRYREMEKLARENFGTHQVTLGQLRERQQSGVGRGVDLEQASGRLSLAQTNLMTESNNLNDVMQRYRRVVGEYPAATLDPVPEVTGKLPVSGVAKDFGDSLRASPLLLSKQALVQAAEAGQKAAKGAHMPKLELLASTGRDRDQNSPAYWDVQSSRVQLMLTYNLYRGGADEARLRQTIAQGYAAQDVRDYTCRNLQQELSITWNTMARLRQQTPFLREHVLSTAKVRVAYQQQFKIGQRSLLDLLNTENELFDAQRALVNAQYDLKKAEYQWLTLSSQILPVLGLAQPHDDSRPEEQQALALPDDLLRSCKSSVPDTNNLTPVPASMETDQGVPVQAPAPVSAPAAAVRQ, from the coding sequence ATGAAATTCAGTCAGATTGCACAAGTGGTTGCCACTTTGGGCGTGGCCTCGTGGGCCATGGGAGGCATGGCCCAGACAACCATGAATGCACAGCAAGCCAACGAGCAAGGTGTCGCACTGCAAAAAGTGGTGGAGCAGGCACTGATGACGCATCCGGAAGTGCAGGCGCGATTTCAGGATTTCACTTCGTCCGCCGAAGGTCAGAACGTGGCCCGGGGCGGCTGGCGTCCACAAGTCACAGCGCAAGGTTGGGTCGGGCGCGAGTGGCGCAGCCATATTCAGGATTCGCCATCGCAGAACTGGAACCGTCCAGGCTGGAATCTGCAGCTGCGTCAGCTGATCTTTGATGGTTTCACCACCAGCAGCAATATCCGTCAGCTGGGCTTTGAGAAGCTTTCAAAGTTCTACGATCTGCGTGCCACCACGGAAAGCCTGGCCAATGATGTGGTCGCGGCCTATCTGGATGTGCAGCGCTACCGTGAAATGGAAAAGCTGGCGCGCGAAAACTTCGGCACCCACCAGGTGACGCTGGGCCAGTTGCGCGAGCGCCAGCAGTCCGGCGTGGGGCGTGGCGTGGACCTGGAGCAGGCCAGCGGTCGTCTGTCGCTGGCACAGACCAATCTGATGACCGAGAGCAACAACCTCAACGATGTGATGCAGCGCTACCGTCGTGTGGTGGGCGAGTATCCGGCGGCCACGCTGGATCCCGTGCCCGAGGTGACTGGCAAGCTGCCGGTATCCGGGGTTGCCAAGGATTTTGGCGATTCGCTGCGCGCGAGCCCGCTGCTGCTGTCGAAACAGGCCCTGGTGCAAGCGGCCGAGGCAGGTCAGAAGGCCGCCAAGGGGGCGCATATGCCCAAGCTGGAGCTGCTGGCATCCACCGGGCGTGACCGTGACCAGAATTCGCCGGCCTACTGGGATGTGCAGAGCTCGCGGGTGCAGCTGATGCTGACCTACAACCTGTATCGCGGCGGCGCGGACGAGGCACGTCTGCGCCAGACGATCGCCCAGGGCTATGCGGCCCAGGACGTGCGCGATTACACCTGCCGCAATCTTCAGCAGGAGCTGTCGATTACCTGGAACACCATGGCCCGTCTGCGTCAGCAAACGCCGTTCCTGCGTGAGCATGTTCTTTCCACTGCCAAGGTGCGCGTGGCGTATCAGCAGCAGTTCAAGATCGGTCAGCGTTCGCTGCTGGACCTGCTGAATACGGAAAACGAGTTGTTCGATGCGCAGCGCGCCCTGGTCAATGCCCAATATGACCTGAAAAAGGCCGAGTACCAGTGGCTGACCTTGTCCAGCCAGATTCTGCCGGTGCTGGGCCTCGCACAGCCGCATGACGATAGCCGTCCGGAGGAGCAACAGGCACTGGCCTTGCCCGATGACTTGCTGCGCAGCTGCAAATCTTCGGTGCCGGACACCAACAATCTGACGCCGGTGCCTGCCAGCATGGAGACCGATCAGGGCGTTCCTGTGCAAGCTCCAGCTCCTGTGTCTGCACCTGCCGCAGCTGTCCGCCAGTGA
- a CDS encoding response regulator transcription factor: MNALPVLMLTQDATLWQEWQQIAGPQWMPARGQTLADLQRWKQQGRTVVVLDAALPSLPEPTASRWNELLKDLQVLVLSNRPSDEEGRNLLSRGACGYAHAQSSSEVLSRMLQSMAGGNIWLGRSLLQRLLRDVDARLPEQESDWAEPLSAREQEVARYASLGDSNAEIAERMSISERTVRAHLSAVFEKLQVQDRLMLTLKVHGIGRRQLA, encoded by the coding sequence ATGAATGCCTTGCCTGTATTGATGCTGACCCAGGATGCCACGCTGTGGCAGGAATGGCAGCAGATCGCAGGCCCTCAGTGGATGCCTGCGCGCGGCCAGACTCTGGCCGATTTGCAACGCTGGAAGCAGCAAGGCCGTACCGTGGTGGTGCTGGATGCAGCCCTGCCATCCTTGCCCGAGCCGACGGCTTCACGCTGGAATGAGCTGCTGAAGGATCTTCAGGTTCTGGTTCTCAGCAACCGTCCCAGCGATGAGGAGGGCCGGAACTTGCTGTCCCGTGGAGCATGTGGCTATGCCCACGCGCAATCGAGCTCGGAAGTGCTGTCGAGGATGCTGCAAAGCATGGCTGGTGGCAACATCTGGCTCGGACGTTCTCTGCTGCAGCGCTTGTTGCGCGATGTGGACGCCCGCCTGCCCGAGCAGGAATCGGACTGGGCTGAACCGTTGTCCGCACGCGAGCAGGAGGTTGCCCGCTATGCATCGCTGGGTGACAGCAATGCGGAGATTGCCGAACGCATGTCGATCAGCGAGCGTACCGTGCGTGCCCATCTGTCGGCTGTCTTTGAGAAACTGCAGGTGCAGGATCGATTGATGCTGACGTTGAAGGTTCACGGTATCGGACGCAGGCAACTGGCCTGA
- a CDS encoding integration host factor subunit alpha, translating into MELAVESIDSPALTKAQLADLLFDEIGLNKREAKDMVDAFFDLISQKLVEGEDVKLSGFGNFQIRTKAPRPGRNPRTGELIPIAARRVVTFHASSKLKELIQGESSGS; encoded by the coding sequence ATGGAGCTTGCCGTAGAGAGCATCGACAGCCCCGCGCTGACCAAGGCGCAGCTGGCCGATCTGCTGTTTGACGAAATCGGTCTGAACAAGCGCGAAGCCAAGGACATGGTGGATGCGTTTTTCGACCTGATCTCGCAAAAGCTGGTGGAAGGCGAAGATGTCAAGCTTTCGGGCTTCGGCAACTTCCAGATCCGCACCAAGGCACCACGTCCCGGACGCAACCCGCGCACCGGTGAGCTGATTCCCATCGCTGCTCGCCGCGTGGTGACCTTCCATGCCAGCAGCAAGCTCAAGGAGCTGATCCAGGGCGAGAGTTCGGGGTCTTAA
- a CDS encoding MerR family transcriptional regulator produces MASSLPAIPAKRYFTIGEVADLCDVKPHVLRYWEQEFVQLKPMKRRGNRRYYQHHEVLMVRRIRELLYEQGFTISGARNRLRELVTGHGRAVEPQAALAQSALPVPGEDLAQSHLLSAMLQQGLSEPAGVMGMEEVKEELLQIRALLSL; encoded by the coding sequence ATGGCTTCATCTTTGCCGGCAATTCCTGCCAAGCGCTATTTCACCATCGGTGAAGTGGCGGATCTGTGCGACGTCAAGCCTCATGTGCTGCGTTACTGGGAGCAGGAGTTTGTGCAGCTCAAGCCCATGAAGCGGCGCGGCAACCGCCGCTACTACCAGCACCACGAGGTATTGATGGTGCGCCGCATCCGGGAGCTGCTGTACGAGCAGGGCTTCACCATCAGCGGTGCAAGAAATCGTCTGCGCGAACTGGTGACGGGCCACGGCAGGGCAGTCGAGCCGCAGGCGGCGCTTGCGCAGTCGGCACTGCCTGTGCCGGGAGAGGACCTGGCGCAGAGCCATCTGCTGAGCGCAATGCTGCAACAGGGCCTCTCAGAGCCTGCCGGTGTCATGGGCATGGAAGAGGTCAAAGAAGAGCTTTTGCAGATCAGGGCGCTTCTTTCTCTTTGA